A window from Pseudomonas frederiksbergensis encodes these proteins:
- a CDS encoding exodeoxyribonuclease III: protein MRIISVNVNGIQAAVERGLLSWLQAQNADVICLQDTRASAFELDDPAFQLDGYFLYACEAEVPAQGGVALYSRLQPKAVISGLGFETADRYGRYLQADFDKVSIATLLLPSGQNGDEDLNQKFKLMDDFARYLDKQRRKRREYIYCGSLYVAQQKLDIKNWRDSQQSPGFLAPERAWMDEIVGNMGYVDALREVSREGDQYSWWPDNEQAEMLNLGWRFDYQLLTPGLRRFVRSARLPRQPRFSQHAPLIVDYDWTLTI from the coding sequence ATGCGGATCATCAGTGTGAACGTCAATGGTATTCAGGCTGCAGTGGAGCGAGGGTTGCTCAGTTGGCTGCAAGCACAGAATGCCGACGTCATCTGCCTGCAGGACACCCGCGCCTCCGCCTTTGAACTGGACGATCCAGCCTTCCAACTGGATGGCTACTTCCTTTATGCCTGCGAAGCCGAAGTTCCCGCCCAAGGTGGCGTGGCTTTGTATTCGCGGCTGCAACCGAAGGCAGTCATCAGCGGTCTCGGCTTCGAGACGGCCGACCGCTACGGGCGCTACCTGCAAGCCGATTTCGACAAGGTCAGCATCGCGACCTTACTGCTCCCTTCGGGGCAAAATGGCGATGAAGACTTGAACCAGAAGTTCAAGCTAATGGACGATTTCGCCCGTTATCTGGATAAACAGCGACGCAAACGTCGCGAGTACATTTACTGTGGCTCGCTGTACGTGGCGCAACAGAAGCTGGATATCAAGAACTGGCGCGACAGCCAGCAATCCCCGGGCTTCCTGGCACCTGAACGTGCCTGGATGGACGAGATTGTCGGCAACATGGGCTATGTCGATGCCCTGCGTGAAGTCAGCCGTGAAGGCGACCAGTACAGCTGGTGGCCGGATAACGAACAGGCTGAAATGCTCAATCTCGGTTGGCGTTTCGACTATCAGTTGCTGACACCAGGCTTGCGTCGCTTCGTACGTAGCGCGCGTTTGCCTCGTCAGCCACGGTTCTCTCAGCACGCGCCGCTGATCGTGGACTACGACTGGACGCTGACCATCTAA
- the rpmG gene encoding 50S ribosomal protein L33, whose amino-acid sequence MRELIRMISSAGTGHFYTTDKNKRTTPDKLEKRMFDPRVRKHVMYKEGKIK is encoded by the coding sequence ATGCGTGAATTGATTCGAATGATTTCTAGCGCCGGTACTGGTCACTTCTACACTACCGACAAGAACAAGCGTACTACTCCGGACAAGCTCGAAAAGCGCATGTTCGATCCGCGCGTTCGCAAGCACGTGATGTACAAAGAAGGCAAAATCAAGTAA
- a CDS encoding cupin domain-containing protein, whose translation MSIQDIVDFSQATTQPERYRPDQAKILKGNPEQAVYNHYNSPCGQLNAGVWEGAIGQWLVNFTEHEYCEIVQGVSVLRDNDGNSKTVRAGDRFVIPAGFRGTWEVLETCRKIYVAFEQKT comes from the coding sequence ATGAGCATCCAGGACATCGTCGATTTCAGCCAGGCCACCACCCAGCCCGAACGCTATCGGCCAGACCAGGCGAAAATCCTCAAGGGCAACCCCGAGCAAGCAGTGTACAACCACTACAACAGCCCTTGCGGTCAGTTGAACGCCGGCGTGTGGGAAGGTGCGATTGGTCAGTGGCTGGTGAACTTTACCGAGCATGAATACTGCGAAATAGTCCAGGGCGTGTCCGTGCTACGCGACAATGACGGCAACAGCAAGACCGTTCGGGCGGGCGACCGCTTCGTCATCCCGGCCGGGTTCCGAGGCACCTGGGAAGTGCTGGAGACGTGCCGCAAGATCTATGTGGCGTTTGAACAAAAGACCTGA
- the rpmB gene encoding 50S ribosomal protein L28, translating to MSRVCQVTGKGPVTGNNISHANNKTRRRFLPNLQHHRFWVEEEKRFVRLRVSAKGMRIIDKRGITVVLAEIRKAGKI from the coding sequence ATGTCGAGAGTATGTCAAGTTACCGGTAAGGGTCCGGTGACTGGGAATAACATTTCCCACGCAAACAACAAAACCCGTCGTCGTTTCCTGCCGAACCTGCAGCATCACCGCTTCTGGGTTGAAGAAGAGAAACGTTTCGTGCGTCTGCGCGTATCTGCCAAAGGCATGCGTATCATCGACAAGCGTGGCATTACTGTCGTGCTGGCCGAAATTCGCAAAGCTGGCAAGATCTAA
- the rpoZ gene encoding DNA-directed RNA polymerase subunit omega yields the protein MARVTVEDCLNHVENRFELVMLSTKRARQLATGGKEPLVQWENDKPTVVALREIAEGLMSYEFIANAEIVEDEPLFAAFEDESNEAV from the coding sequence ATGGCCCGCGTAACCGTTGAAGATTGCCTAAACCACGTGGAAAACCGCTTTGAGCTGGTCATGCTGTCTACCAAGCGTGCCCGTCAACTGGCCACCGGCGGCAAAGAGCCACTGGTTCAGTGGGAAAACGACAAGCCTACTGTTGTAGCCTTGCGTGAAATCGCTGAAGGCCTGATGAGCTACGAGTTCATCGCCAACGCTGAAATCGTCGAAGACGAACCGCTGTTCGCAGCGTTCGAGGACGAGTCCAACGAGGCCGTCTAA
- the argB gene encoding acetylglutamate kinase has product MTLEREAAANTAKVLSEALPYIRRYVGKTLVIKYGGNAMESEELKTGFARDIVLMKAVGINPVVVHGGGPQIGDLLKRLSIESHFIDGMRVTDAQTMDVVEMVLGGQVNKDIVNLINRHGGSAIGLTGKDAELIRAKKLTVTRQTPEMTQPEIIDIGQVGEVVGINTDLLNLLVKGDFIPVIAPIGVGSNGESYNINADLVAGKVAEALKAEKLMLLTNIAGLMDKSGTVLTGLTTQQVDDLIADGTIYGGMLPKIRCALEAVQGGVGSSLIIDGRVPNAILLEIFTDTGVGTLISNRKRP; this is encoded by the coding sequence ATGACCCTCGAACGCGAAGCCGCCGCCAACACCGCCAAGGTCCTGTCCGAAGCGCTGCCTTACATTCGCCGCTATGTCGGCAAGACGCTGGTGATCAAATACGGCGGCAACGCGATGGAGAGCGAGGAGCTGAAAACCGGCTTCGCCCGCGACATCGTGCTGATGAAAGCCGTCGGCATCAACCCGGTGGTGGTTCACGGCGGCGGCCCGCAAATCGGCGACCTGCTCAAGCGCCTGTCGATCGAGAGCCACTTCATCGATGGCATGCGCGTGACTGACGCGCAAACCATGGACGTGGTGGAAATGGTCCTCGGCGGCCAGGTCAACAAGGACATCGTCAACCTGATCAACCGTCATGGCGGCAGCGCCATCGGCCTGACCGGTAAAGATGCCGAGCTGATTCGCGCGAAAAAGCTCACCGTGACCCGCCAGACGCCGGAGATGACTCAACCGGAAATCATCGACATCGGCCAGGTCGGTGAAGTGGTCGGGATCAACACCGACTTGCTGAACCTGCTGGTCAAAGGTGACTTCATCCCGGTGATCGCGCCAATCGGTGTCGGTTCCAACGGCGAGTCGTACAACATCAACGCTGACCTGGTGGCCGGTAAAGTCGCCGAAGCGCTGAAAGCTGAAAAGCTGATGCTGCTGACCAACATCGCCGGCCTGATGGACAAGTCGGGCACGGTTCTGACCGGCCTGACGACTCAACAGGTCGACGACCTGATCGCCGATGGCACCATCTACGGCGGCATGCTGCCGAAGATTCGTTGCGCGCTGGAAGCGGTTCAAGGCGGTGTGGGCAGCTCGTTGATCATCGACGGCCGGGTGCCGAACGCGATTCTTCTGGAAATCTTCACCGATACCGGTGTGGGTACCTTGATCAGCAATCGCAAGCGTCCCTGA
- the pyrE gene encoding orotate phosphoribosyltransferase, which translates to MQAYQRDFIRFAIDRGVLRFGEFTLKSGRTSPYFFNAGLFNSGKALAQLGRFYAAAIVESGISFDVLFGPAYKGIPLAATTAVALAEHHDRDLPWCFNRKEAKAHGEGGSLVGAPLTGDVLIIDDVITAGTAIREVMQIIASQNGAKAAGVLIALNRQERGNGELSAIQEVERDFGIPVISIVSLNQVLEFLADDPQLKQHLPAVEAYRAQFGV; encoded by the coding sequence ATGCAAGCGTATCAGCGCGATTTCATTCGTTTTGCCATCGATCGCGGCGTTTTGCGCTTCGGCGAGTTCACCCTGAAGTCCGGACGCACCAGTCCTTACTTCTTCAATGCCGGCCTGTTCAACTCAGGGAAGGCCCTTGCGCAGCTGGGGCGTTTCTACGCGGCAGCCATCGTCGAGAGCGGTATTTCGTTCGACGTTTTATTCGGTCCGGCCTACAAAGGCATCCCTTTGGCGGCGACCACCGCAGTGGCCCTGGCCGAGCATCATGACCGTGATTTGCCATGGTGCTTCAACCGCAAGGAAGCGAAGGCTCACGGCGAGGGCGGCAGTCTGGTCGGCGCACCGTTGACCGGCGACGTGCTGATCATCGACGACGTGATCACCGCTGGCACCGCCATCCGCGAGGTGATGCAGATCATCGCTTCCCAGAACGGCGCCAAGGCGGCGGGCGTGTTGATCGCCTTGAACCGTCAGGAGCGTGGCAACGGTGAGTTGTCGGCCATCCAGGAAGTGGAGCGTGACTTCGGCATTCCGGTGATCAGCATTGTTTCGCTGAACCAGGTGCTGGAATTCCTGGCGGATGACCCGCAGCTCAAGCAGCACCTGCCAGCGGTTGAAGCCTACCGCGCCCAGTTCGGCGTCTGA
- a CDS encoding ABC transporter substrate-binding protein: MRLAALPLLLAPLLLSPLAHAAALSVCTEASPEGFDVVQYNSLTTTNASADVLMNRLVDFDTASGKVVASLADSWEVTPDGLTYVFKLHPQVKFQRTEYFNPSRDLTAEDVKFSFDRMLDPANPWHKVAQSGFPHAQSMQLPALIKKIDALDPLTIRFTLDHPDSTFLATLSMGFASIYSAEYADKLMKAGTPEKLNSQPIGSGPFIFTRFQKDASIRYKANPDYFRGKPSVDPLIFAITPDANVRLQKLRRNECQIALSPKPLDVQAALKEPTLKVEKTDAFMTAFVGINSQHPPLDKPEVRQAINLAFDKTNYVKAVFEDTAEPANGPYPPNTWSYAKGLPGYSHDVEKAKALMAKAGLKDGFKTTIWTRPSGSLLNPNPSLSAQMLQSDLAEIGIQAEIRVIEWGELIRRAKAGEHDLLFMGWAGDNGDPDNFLTPQFSCAAVKSGTNFARYCNQDLDKLISAGKTTGEQGVRTKLYEQAQAQIQQQALWLPLAHPTAFALTRKDVEGYQVSPFGRQDYSKVNLK; this comes from the coding sequence ATGCGCCTCGCTGCCCTACCGCTGTTGCTCGCCCCTCTTCTGCTGAGCCCGCTGGCTCATGCCGCCGCTCTGAGCGTTTGCACTGAGGCAAGCCCGGAAGGGTTCGACGTGGTGCAATACAACTCGCTGACCACCACCAACGCTTCGGCCGACGTGCTGATGAACCGTCTGGTGGACTTCGATACCGCCAGTGGCAAGGTGGTCGCCAGCCTCGCGGACAGCTGGGAAGTCACACCCGATGGCCTGACGTATGTGTTCAAGCTTCACCCACAGGTGAAATTCCAACGCACCGAGTACTTCAATCCCTCGCGAGACCTGACCGCCGAAGACGTGAAATTCAGCTTCGACCGCATGCTCGACCCGGCCAACCCATGGCACAAGGTCGCCCAGAGCGGCTTCCCGCACGCCCAGTCGATGCAGTTGCCGGCATTGATCAAGAAGATCGACGCACTGGACCCGCTGACCATACGGTTCACCCTCGACCACCCGGATTCGACTTTCCTCGCGACCCTGAGCATGGGCTTCGCCTCGATCTACTCCGCCGAATATGCCGACAAACTGATGAAGGCCGGCACCCCGGAGAAGCTCAACAGCCAGCCGATCGGCAGCGGTCCGTTCATCTTTACGCGTTTCCAGAAAGACGCCTCGATTCGCTACAAGGCCAACCCGGATTACTTCCGTGGCAAGCCTTCGGTGGACCCGCTGATTTTCGCCATTACCCCCGACGCCAACGTGCGGCTGCAGAAATTGCGCCGCAACGAATGCCAGATCGCCCTGTCGCCCAAGCCTCTGGACGTACAGGCAGCGCTGAAAGAACCGACCCTGAAAGTGGAAAAGACTGACGCCTTCATGACCGCGTTCGTTGGCATCAACAGCCAGCATCCGCCGCTGGACAAGCCTGAAGTGCGCCAGGCCATCAACCTCGCCTTCGACAAGACCAACTACGTCAAAGCCGTGTTCGAAGACACCGCCGAACCTGCCAACGGTCCATACCCGCCGAACACCTGGAGCTATGCCAAAGGCCTGCCGGGTTACTCGCACGACGTCGAAAAAGCCAAAGCACTGATGGCGAAGGCCGGGCTCAAGGACGGTTTCAAGACCACCATCTGGACCCGCCCTTCTGGCAGCCTGCTCAACCCGAATCCGAGCCTCAGCGCGCAAATGCTGCAATCGGACCTCGCGGAAATCGGCATTCAGGCGGAAATTCGGGTGATCGAATGGGGCGAGCTGATTCGCCGCGCCAAGGCCGGTGAACACGATCTGTTGTTCATGGGCTGGGCGGGCGACAACGGCGACCCGGACAACTTCCTCACGCCGCAGTTTTCCTGCGCCGCGGTCAAGTCCGGCACCAACTTCGCGCGCTACTGCAACCAGGACCTGGACAAGCTGATCAGCGCCGGCAAGACCACCGGCGAGCAAGGTGTGCGCACCAAGCTCTACGAACAGGCCCAGGCACAGATCCAGCAGCAGGCGCTGTGGCTGCCGCTGGCCCACCCGACCGCCTTCGCACTGACGCGCAAGGACGTTGAGGGTTATCAAGTGAGCCCGTTCGGCCGCCAGGATTACTCCAAGGTCAACCTAAAATAA
- the rph gene encoding ribonuclease PH — MKRPSGRAADQLRSIRITRNYTKHAEGSVLVEFGDTKVICTVSVENGVPRFLKGQGQGWLTAEYGMLPRATGERNQREASRGKQGGRTLEIQRLIGRSLRAALDMSKLGDVTLYVDCDVIQADGGTRTASITGAMVALVDALKVIKKRGGLKGGDPLKQMIAAVSVGMYQGEPVLDLDYLEDSAAETDLNVVMTSTGGFIEVQGTAEGAPFQPEELNAMLELAKKGMTEIFELQKAALAD; from the coding sequence ATGAAACGTCCAAGTGGTCGCGCTGCCGATCAGCTCCGCTCGATCCGCATTACCCGCAACTACACCAAACACGCCGAGGGATCCGTACTGGTCGAGTTCGGTGATACCAAAGTCATCTGCACCGTCAGCGTCGAGAACGGCGTGCCGCGTTTCCTTAAAGGTCAGGGCCAAGGCTGGTTGACCGCTGAATACGGCATGCTGCCGCGCGCCACTGGCGAGCGTAACCAGCGTGAAGCGAGCCGCGGCAAGCAAGGCGGCCGCACCCTGGAAATCCAGCGTCTGATCGGTCGTTCCCTGCGCGCTGCGCTGGACATGTCCAAGCTGGGCGACGTCACCCTGTACGTCGATTGCGATGTGATCCAGGCTGACGGCGGCACCCGCACCGCGTCCATCACCGGCGCCATGGTTGCACTGGTCGATGCCTTGAAAGTGATCAAGAAGCGCGGCGGCCTGAAAGGCGGCGACCCGCTGAAGCAAATGATTGCTGCCGTATCGGTGGGCATGTACCAGGGCGAGCCGGTACTCGACCTCGACTACCTGGAAGACTCGGCCGCCGAGACCGACCTGAACGTGGTGATGACCAGCACAGGCGGCTTCATCGAAGTCCAGGGTACTGCCGAAGGCGCTCCGTTCCAGCCAGAAGAACTGAACGCTATGCTTGAGTTGGCGAAGAAAGGCATGACGGAAATCTTCGAGCTGCAAAAGGCTGCACTGGCTGACTGA
- the dut gene encoding dUTP diphosphatase, with translation MHALQAKILDPRIGTEFPLPQYATPGSAGLDLRAMLEKDTVIKPGETLLIPTGLSVYIGDPGLAALILPRSGLGHKHGIVLGNLVGLIDSDYQGPLMVSCWNRGQTDFNMVVGERLAQLVLVPVVQAHFEMVEEFVETQRGTGGFGHSGSH, from the coding sequence ATGCACGCTTTGCAAGCCAAGATCCTCGACCCACGCATCGGTACCGAATTCCCGCTGCCGCAATACGCCACGCCCGGTTCCGCCGGCCTCGACCTGCGCGCCATGCTGGAAAAAGACACAGTCATCAAGCCGGGCGAAACCCTGCTCATCCCGACTGGCCTGTCCGTCTACATTGGCGATCCGGGCTTGGCGGCACTGATTCTGCCGCGCTCGGGCCTTGGCCATAAGCACGGCATCGTGCTGGGCAACCTGGTTGGCCTGATCGACTCCGATTACCAGGGCCCACTGATGGTGTCGTGCTGGAACCGTGGCCAGACCGATTTCAACATGGTGGTAGGCGAACGCCTGGCCCAATTGGTGCTGGTGCCGGTGGTTCAAGCACATTTTGAAATGGTCGAAGAGTTTGTCGAAACCCAGCGTGGCACGGGCGGGTTCGGCCACTCCGGCAGCCACTGA
- the coaBC gene encoding bifunctional phosphopantothenoylcysteine decarboxylase/phosphopantothenate--cysteine ligase CoaBC encodes MQRLYRKRIVLGVGGGIAAYKSADLVRRLIDQGAEVRVVMTRGGSEFITPLTMQALSGHPVHLDLLDPAAEAAMGHIELAKWADLVLIAPATADLIARLAQGIADDLLTTLVLATDAVVAVAPAMNQAMWRDPATQANLQTLESRGLKSFGPASGSQACGDVGMGRMLEATDLAQCAADCFQRQALTGKHVLITAGPTQENIDPVRYITNHSSGKMGFALAEAAVEAGARVTLITGPVHLPTPDRVTRIDVVSARDMLAACEAAIPCDLFIASAAVADYRPEVVAPQKLKKDPTNGDGLLLQMVRNPDILATIATRPDRPFSVGFAAETEHLLDYAARKLKDKNLDLIVANDVANPSIGFNSEENACSVIDRQLHATLFAQTSKSKIARQLITFIAERLNQV; translated from the coding sequence ATGCAGCGGCTGTATCGGAAACGCATCGTTCTGGGCGTCGGCGGCGGCATCGCTGCCTACAAGAGCGCCGACCTGGTTCGCCGCCTGATCGACCAGGGCGCCGAAGTGCGCGTGGTCATGACCCGCGGCGGCAGCGAGTTCATCACACCGTTGACCATGCAGGCCTTGTCCGGGCATCCGGTCCACCTCGATTTGCTCGACCCGGCGGCCGAAGCTGCCATGGGCCACATTGAGCTGGCCAAATGGGCCGACCTGGTGCTGATCGCCCCCGCCACCGCGGATCTCATTGCCCGCCTGGCCCAAGGCATTGCCGACGACCTGCTGACCACGCTGGTGCTGGCCACCGACGCCGTGGTCGCCGTTGCCCCGGCGATGAACCAGGCCATGTGGCGCGACCCGGCCACCCAGGCCAACCTGCAAACCCTCGAAAGCCGCGGCCTGAAAAGCTTCGGCCCAGCCTCCGGCAGCCAGGCCTGCGGCGACGTCGGCATGGGTCGCATGCTCGAAGCCACCGACCTCGCCCAATGTGCGGCGGACTGCTTCCAGCGTCAGGCGCTGACCGGCAAACACGTGCTGATCACCGCAGGCCCGACCCAGGAAAACATCGACCCGGTGCGCTACATCACCAACCACAGCTCCGGAAAAATGGGCTTTGCCCTGGCCGAAGCCGCGGTGGAAGCCGGCGCCCGTGTAACGCTGATCACCGGCCCGGTGCACCTGCCGACCCCGGATCGCGTCACACGCATCGATGTGGTCAGCGCCCGCGACATGCTCGCCGCTTGCGAAGCCGCAATCCCTTGCGACCTGTTCATCGCCTCGGCTGCGGTCGCGGACTACCGGCCGGAAGTCGTCGCCCCACAGAAACTCAAGAAAGACCCTACGAACGGCGACGGCTTGTTGCTACAGATGGTGCGTAACCCAGACATTCTGGCCACCATTGCCACTCGCCCCGACCGTCCGTTCAGTGTCGGCTTCGCCGCCGAAACCGAACATTTGCTCGATTACGCTGCGCGCAAGTTGAAAGACAAGAACCTCGATTTGATCGTCGCCAACGACGTCGCCAACCCGAGCATTGGCTTCAACAGCGAAGAAAACGCCTGCAGCGTGATCGACCGCCAGCTACACGCCACACTTTTCGCCCAGACCAGCAAGAGCAAAATCGCTCGCCAGCTGATCACTTTTATCGCCGAACGTCTGAACCAGGTTTAA
- a CDS encoding YicC/YloC family endoribonuclease, protein MVHSMTAFARVEKAGAQGTLSWELRSVNSRYLEPHLRLPESFRDLEGAVREALRQGISRGKLECTLRFTEENTDKPLQVDRERAAQLVAAAETIAGLIKNPAALNPLEVLAWPGVLVGDATDPQALNAEALALFNEGLKELKAGREREGAELARLINDRLTSIEEDVVTLRELVPQMLATQRQKVLDRFADMKAEMDPQRLEQEMVMLAQKSDVAEELDRLSTHIIEVRRVLKSGGAAGRRLDFLMQELNREANTLGSKAFDPRSTQAAVNLKVLIEQMREQVQNIE, encoded by the coding sequence ATGGTGCACAGCATGACCGCCTTCGCCCGCGTCGAGAAAGCCGGCGCCCAAGGCACCCTTAGCTGGGAACTGCGCTCGGTCAACAGCCGTTACCTGGAGCCGCACTTGCGTCTGCCGGAGTCCTTTCGCGACCTCGAAGGCGCAGTCCGCGAAGCCCTGCGCCAAGGAATCTCCCGGGGCAAGCTCGAATGCACCTTGCGCTTCACCGAAGAAAATACCGACAAACCCCTGCAAGTGGACCGCGAGCGCGCCGCGCAACTGGTCGCCGCCGCAGAGACCATCGCCGGCCTGATCAAAAATCCGGCCGCGCTGAACCCGCTGGAAGTCCTGGCCTGGCCTGGCGTGCTGGTGGGCGATGCGACCGACCCGCAAGCCCTGAATGCCGAAGCCCTGGCGCTGTTCAACGAAGGCCTGAAAGAACTCAAGGCCGGCCGCGAGCGCGAAGGCGCGGAGCTGGCGCGGTTGATCAACGATCGCCTGACCTCCATTGAGGAAGACGTGGTGACCCTGCGCGAACTGGTGCCGCAGATGCTTGCCACCCAGCGCCAGAAGGTCCTCGACCGCTTCGCCGACATGAAGGCCGAGATGGACCCGCAGCGGCTGGAGCAGGAAATGGTCATGCTCGCGCAAAAGAGCGACGTCGCCGAAGAACTGGATCGCCTGAGCACTCACATCATCGAAGTTCGCCGGGTACTCAAATCCGGTGGCGCTGCCGGTCGGCGCCTGGACTTCCTGATGCAAGAGCTCAACCGCGAAGCCAACACACTGGGCTCCAAAGCCTTCGACCCGCGCAGCACCCAGGCGGCGGTCAACCTCAAAGTGTTGATCGAGCAGATGCGCGAACAAGTGCAGAATATTGAGTAA
- the gmk gene encoding guanylate kinase → MTHSTGTLYIISAPSGAGKSSLVKALTDADQEIRVSVSHTTRAMRPGEVNGVNYHFVSREAFVKMGEHGDFLERAEVFGNLYGTSQSHLQQTLDAGHDLILEIDWQGAEQVRKLMPQARSIFILPPSLQALHQRLTNRGQDSDEIIEGRMREAVSEMSHYVDYDYLIINDDFAQALRDLQAIFRANQLHQKRQQQRHGKLLAELLG, encoded by the coding sequence ATGACCCACAGCACCGGCACCCTGTACATCATTTCCGCCCCTTCGGGCGCGGGCAAGAGCAGCCTGGTCAAGGCCTTGACTGACGCCGATCAGGAGATCCGCGTCTCCGTCTCCCACACCACCCGCGCCATGCGCCCCGGTGAAGTGAACGGCGTGAACTATCACTTCGTCTCCCGCGAAGCGTTCGTGAAGATGGGCGAACATGGCGACTTCCTGGAGCGCGCCGAAGTGTTCGGCAATCTCTACGGCACCTCGCAAAGCCACTTGCAGCAGACCCTCGACGCAGGCCACGACCTGATTCTGGAAATCGACTGGCAAGGCGCCGAGCAAGTGCGCAAGTTGATGCCCCAGGCTCGTTCGATCTTCATTCTGCCGCCGTCCCTGCAAGCCTTGCACCAGCGCCTGACCAATCGCGGTCAGGACAGCGACGAGATCATCGAAGGCCGGATGCGCGAAGCCGTCAGCGAGATGAGTCACTACGTTGACTATGATTACCTGATCATCAACGACGATTTCGCCCAGGCACTGCGCGATTTGCAGGCGATTTTCCGCGCCAATCAGCTGCATCAGAAGCGCCAGCAGCAGCGGCACGGAAAACTTTTGGCCGAATTGCTCGGCTAA
- the radC gene encoding RadC family protein, producing MSIRDWPAAERPRERLLELGSGSLSDAELLAIFLRTGVSGKSAVDLARHLLNQFGSLRSLLEADQEAFSRQLGLGPAKFAQLQAVQEMSRRHLAERARQKNALENPQAVRDYLKSMLRHEPHEVFGCLFLDSRHQVLTFEVLFRGSIDSTSVYPRQVVKRALAHNAAALILCHNHPSGNSNPSQADRVLTKRLQEALDLIDVRVLDHFIVGDGDPLSMAEYGWM from the coding sequence ATGAGTATTCGCGATTGGCCTGCGGCGGAACGGCCGCGGGAGAGGTTGCTTGAGTTGGGCTCGGGGAGCCTTTCGGACGCCGAGCTGTTGGCGATTTTTTTACGAACGGGTGTGTCGGGTAAAAGCGCGGTAGATCTGGCGCGGCACCTGTTGAATCAGTTTGGCAGCCTGCGTTCATTGCTTGAGGCCGATCAGGAGGCGTTCAGCAGGCAGTTGGGGCTGGGGCCGGCGAAATTCGCTCAGTTGCAAGCGGTCCAGGAAATGAGCCGGCGGCATTTGGCCGAACGTGCGCGCCAAAAAAACGCGCTGGAAAACCCGCAGGCGGTTCGTGATTACCTCAAGTCAATGCTGCGCCATGAGCCTCACGAGGTGTTCGGCTGTCTTTTTTTGGATTCCAGGCATCAAGTGCTGACCTTTGAAGTGCTGTTTCGCGGGTCCATCGACAGTACGAGTGTCTATCCGAGACAAGTGGTTAAACGCGCATTGGCCCACAACGCCGCAGCGTTGATCCTCTGTCATAACCATCCGTCGGGAAATTCCAATCCCAGCCAGGCCGACCGAGTGCTGACCAAACGCCTGCAAGAGGCGCTGGACCTGATCGATGTGCGGGTGCTCGATCATTTCATCGTCGGGGACGGTGATCCGCTGTCCATGGCCGAGTACGGCTGGATGTAA
- a CDS encoding DUF4870 domain-containing protein, translating into MSDEQQLLPTPSKEVRQWAMFCHLSALLGIWIPFGTLIGPLILWQMKREMDPFVDAQGKEALNFQITVAIASAICFLLMLVIVGFFLFGLVAIGALVLTIIAGVKANEGVPYRYPFTWRLIK; encoded by the coding sequence ATGAGTGACGAGCAACAGCTGCTTCCCACACCGAGCAAAGAGGTTCGGCAGTGGGCAATGTTTTGTCACCTGTCCGCCTTGCTGGGGATCTGGATTCCGTTCGGTACGCTGATCGGCCCGCTGATTCTCTGGCAGATGAAGCGCGAGATGGACCCCTTTGTTGATGCTCAAGGCAAGGAGGCGCTGAACTTTCAGATCACCGTCGCCATTGCCTCCGCCATCTGCTTCCTGCTGATGCTGGTGATCGTCGGGTTCTTCCTGTTTGGTCTTGTCGCGATTGGTGCACTGGTGCTGACAATCATTGCCGGGGTGAAAGCCAATGAAGGGGTGCCTTACCGGTATCCGTTTACCTGGCGGTTGATCAAGTAA